In a genomic window of Seriola aureovittata isolate HTS-2021-v1 ecotype China chromosome 11, ASM2101889v1, whole genome shotgun sequence:
- the htr1fa gene encoding 5-hydroxytryptamine receptor 1F gives MDFPNCTEGVFSTSSGDYDSLETTKRPPSKILLTLTLSVVAILTTFFNCLVITAIAVTRKLHHPANYLICSLAVTDLLVAVLVMPFSIIYIQKESWVMGQVVCTIWLSVDITCCTCSILHLAAIAIDRYRAITDAVEYSRKRTGARAGAMVAVVWLLSILISLPPLLWRHYSGDADHKDQCIIIHHHMAFTLYSTLGAFYIPLLLILILYYKIYRAAQTLYMRREASRASRHSCMTNGSMIPSSYPAGDGDADEGPRSPEPVSPPEKSFSEPSTEEPLRERVRVSVKPFQCKSRRYESRSESRSESRRSQLYQGPRISGSRERKAASTLGLIIGAFVICWLPFFVKEVIVNTCSACSTSVEMADFLTWLGYLNSLINPLIYTIFNEDFKKAFQSLVRCNQYL, from the coding sequence ATGGATTTCCCCAATTGCACTGAAGGGGTGTTTTCCACAAGCAGTGGTGATTATGACTCACTGGAGACCACTAAACGCCCTCCCAGTAAGATCCTGCTAACGCTGACCCTGTCTGTGGTGGCTATCCTGACTACATTCTTCAACTGCCTGGTGATCACAGCTATCGCAGTGACCCGCAAGTTGCACCACCCAGCCAACTACCTCATCTGCTCATTAGCAGTgactgacctgctggtggctgTGTTGGTCATGCCCTTCAGCATCATCTACATCCAGAAAGAGAGCTGGGTCATGGGCCAGGTGGTGTGCACCATCTGGTTAAGTGTGGATATCACCTGTTGCACATGCTCCATCCTGCACCTCGCTGCAATCGCCATCGACCGTTACAGGGCCATTACTGATGCAGTGGAGTACTCTCGCAAACGCACAGGGGCCAGGGCTGGCGCGATGGTGGCAGTGGTGTGGCTTTTGTCCATCCTCATCTcgcttcctcctctgctgtggcGGCACTACAGCGGGGATGCAGACCACAAAGACCAGTGCATCATCATCCACCATCACATGGCCTTCACCCTGTACTCCACCCTTGGAGCCTTTTACATCCCCCTGCtgctcatcctcatcctctacTACAAAATCTACCGGGCCGCTCAGACCCTCTATATGCGCAGGGAGGCCAGCCGAGCCAGCCGTCACTCATGCATGACCAATGGGAGCATGATCCCCTCATCCTACCCTGCTGGAGATGGTGATGCTGATGAGGGGCCTCGAAGTCCGGAGCCCGTAAGCCCACCAGAGAAGTCTTTCTCTGAACCTTCTACTGAGGAACCTCTGCGTGAACGAGTACGTGTCTCTGTGAAGCCTTTCCAGTGCAAGTCGCGTCGGTATGAGTCGCGTAGCGAGTCACGTAGCGAGTCACGTCGGAGCCAACTTTACCAAGGACCTCGCATCTCTGGCTCGCGGGAGCGCAAAGCGGCATCCACGTTGGGGTTGATAATTGGCGCTTTTGTCATCTGTTGGTTGCCATTTTTTGTCAAGGAGGTGATCGTGAACACCTGCAGTGCTTGCAGTACTTCAGTGGAGATGGCTGACTTTCTGACGTGGTTGGGCTATCTCAACTCGCTGATCAACCCCCTCATCTACACCATCTTTAATGAAGACTTCAAAAAAGCTTTCCAAAGTCTCGTTAGGTGCAATCAGTACCTCTGA
- the LOC130177199 gene encoding zinc finger protein 654-like isoform X2 has product MYMNVFVPSDSRGGDEWKGLHQPKWGIEKFHSLMAEIDGRDAVEIICNTESVEKDELLLSLCKAFLTQHLHNGDMYYIWDLVFIWSRLHLRAHPSRQGFLAECLQLASSATNVRAIFPFIKLVTTEVGSEGIQICVELCARAFQLCDMQADSVTRSLVCKTIAFLLPHDLEICRACALLVFCQERSLEAYRTVCLLYMHPDQEQHPHNSPVRTNVRFHILQMLKERLCFDPEFWNFLTLKTHCLELISDKVMKAAVLNEMKEEEKEYSEELLTNNCLNDSCTQGLNLCQCTEATFVNQDLPEQQIKDGEAGKCVSPSNNAPLKRRKWRRRLRRRKHSASDDEADPGDDPEIRYNLKSTSMGNKPVYSLRRNHTNLENSATAKLPLNRKREYLSRCVKSQILKRKGRKKRWLQGLPRPEQVQTVKEKKVKVKGKKRGRKPLFKFELSYPDNEIFLTQDESGFEQKTDTEDKEQDMPRLENELEQKSQHEENQIDQMNDLETEIGHTDLVCLSGLSEQTQLRSKLSEGSPSEPQAAVLAAEADPELDGPPLELLDCPIELLHSYSLNSKKPDGEKLQTQESSAPDELNGDEEQEPQPTVETEVSNTEVKAKRTWRDRVLRTQQYAHLTYHCNFCRKDYKGLNVMRHALSHLKSSKLRCILCEKRFKQLPFAKKHVLDHIDEMCKQKPPDKEPCTKDTPAANGIADNVEDQNEPQDENLTSISDEEIPGQKPGGKTRVSSLKREDRIIRNLRTLIKKTSVLHKKCKNPNANIFKQVDFKDEQVVIKDGLVIVKDPSVMEKEGDGEGKENPVGENGYGVDITYHLCPSESCDRVFLRISTTLTKHAIKCHINDEKVLEKTFIWAKHKCSLCLRQMQFLQQYKDHMKLHDTPLQHFCYHLECNQRFLTHQELKDHVGTHQPFRPQCPFTDCEKLFSSLQGLYDHEWRHYIPAPQREELELGPSRQKKQNAEAPWKQRVKVEELWLQNKKGQSESPTPDHVEATNFECLEEIKTEEEDCEINVANSGDDLSRSDNYSEDTVKCEPTDDSKPDINGYEDVATNASDGSISTSHTGAAGNTPSKKCRKRTPVEWDPLNVRDLEDLSTLSEGVQQKLGEPHITEHKTFKPEDPAYATFVKAPFIRPPPSTYLDESLLSMRKRRSTDEAAARKNVYWSNKKKKEPVPEQEQRVEDVAPEQKIRHRCDKCLSSFSSLEELQKHQALNTCSALFGFDSDDES; this is encoded by the exons ATgtacatgaatgtgtttgttccTTCAGATAGCAGAGGTGGAGATGAATGGAAAGGATTACACCAGCCAAAATGGGGAATAGAAAAATTTCATTCTTTG ATGGCAGAGATAGATGGTCGTGATGCAGTGGAGATAATCTGCAACACAGAGAGTGTTGAAAAAGATGAGCTCCTGTTGTCACTGTGTAAAGCTTTCCTTACCCAGCATCTACACAATGGAGACATGTATTACATTTG GGACCTGGTGTTCATCTGGAGTAGGTTGCATCTTAGGGCCCATCCCTCAAGACAAGGCTTCCTGGCTGAGTGCTTACAGCTGGCTTCCTCTGCTACCAATGTCAGAGCCATCTTTCCCTTCATCAAACTCGTCACCACAGAG GTGGGTAGTGAAGGAATCCAGATCTGTGTAGAGCTTTGTGCCAGGGCCTTTCAACTGTGTGACATGCAGGCTGACTCTGTAACCCGGTCATTGGTCTGCAAGACCATCGCCTTCCTGCTGCCTCATGACCTGGAGATCTGTCGAGCATGTGCCCTGCTGGTCTTCTGCCAGGAACGCAGCCTGGAGGCTTATCGAACCGTCTGCCTGCTGTACATGCATCCTGACCAGGAGCAGCATCCCCACAACAGCCCCGTCCGGACCAATGTTCGCTTCCATATTCTGCAG ATGCTGAAAGAGCGCCTGTGCTTTGATCCTGAGTTTTGGAACTTCCTGACCCTTAAGACCCATTGCTTGGAGTTGATAAGTGACAAGGTCATGAAGGCTGCTGTTCTAAATGagatgaaggaagaagaaaaggaataCAGTGAAGAGCTTTTAACAAATAATTGTTTAAATGACTCCTGCACTCAAGGTTTAAATTTATGCCAGTGCACTGAAGCTACATTTGTGAACCAAGACCTTCCAGAACAGCAGATTAAAGATGGAGAGGCAGGAAAGTGTGTTTCACCATCAAATAATGCTCCCttaaagaggaggaaatggaggagaAGGTTACGAAGGAGAAAACACTCTGCATCTGACGATGAGGCAGACCCTGGTGATGATCCAGAGATCAGATACAATCTCAAATCCACCTCTATGGGTAATAAGCCTGTGTATTCACTAAGACGCAATCACACTAACTTGGAAAATTCAGCTACTGCAAAGCTCCCACTAAACCGCAAGAGAGAGTACTTGTCTAGATGTGTGAAGAGCcaaattttgaaaagaaaaggacGGAAGAAAAGATGGTTGCAGGGTCTTCCAAGGCCGGAGCAGGTACAGACAGTTAAAGAGAAGAAGGTCAAAGTTAAAGGGAAAAAACGAGGAAGGAAgcctttatttaaatttgaactGTCTTACCCTGATAATGAAATATTCCTGACTCAGGACGAATCTGGTTTTGAGCAGAAAACTGATACAGAAGACAAAGAGCAGGATATGCCTCGTCTGGAGAATGAACTTGAACAGAAGAGTCAACATGAAGAGAATCAAATAGACCAGATGAATGACCTTGAGACAGAAATTGGACATACTGACTTGGTCTGCCTTAGTGGGCTCAGTGAACAAACTCAGCTTCGTTCCAAGCTTAGTGAAGGTTCTCCCAGTGAGCCTCAAGCTGCTGTTCTTGCTGCTGAAGCTGATCCTGAGCTTGATGGACCTCCATTGGAGTTACTGGATTGTCCAATAGAACTGTTGCACAGTTACTCACTTAATTCCAAAAAGCCTGATGGTGAGAAACTGCAAACTCAAGAATCCTCAGCACCAGATGAGCTTAATGGTGATGAAGAACAGGAGCCCCAGCCTACAGTGGAAACAGAAGTCTCAAATACTGAG GTGAAAGCCAAGAGAACATGGAGGGACAGAGTGCTCCGTACTCAACAGTATGCCCATTTGACGTACCACTGCAACTTCTGTCGCAAAGACTATAAAGGCTTGAATGTTATGAGGCACGCTCTCTCACACCTTAAGAGTAGCAAACTAAGATGTATACTCTGTGAAAAACGCTTTAAACAGCTTCCTTTTGCCAAAAAGCATGTTCTGGACCACATTGATGAAATGTGCAAGCAAAAACCTCCAGATAAGGAGCCATGCACCAAGGACACCCCAGCTGCTAATGGAATAGCAGATAATGTGGAAGATCAGAACGAGCCTCAGGATGAGAATCTTACTTCCATTTCTGATGAGGAAATTCCAGGACAGAAACCAGGAGGTAAAACTAGAGTTTCCAGCCTCAAGAGGGAAGATCGAATCATCAGAAACCTCCGCACCCTCATCAAAAAGACATCCGTGCTACACAAAAAGTGCAAGAACCctaatgcaaatatttttaagCAGGTAGATTTCAAGGATGAGCAGGTAGTCATTAAAGATGGCCTGGTGATTGTAAAAGATCCATCTGTgatggagaaggagggggaTGGAGAGGGGAAGGAGAACCCGGTAGGAGAAAATGGCTATGGTGTGGACATCACGTATCACTTGTGCCCTTCAGAGTCCTGTGATAGAGTATTCTTGAGGATCAGCACCACACTAACAAAGCATGCGATCAAATGCCATATTAATGATGAGAAAGTGCTGGAGAAGACTTTCATTTGGGCCAAGCACAAGTGTTCCCTCTGTCTCAG GCAGATGCAGTTCCTCCAGCAATATAAGGATCACATGAAGCTCCACGATACTCCTCTCCAGCACTTCTGCTACCATCTGGAGTGTAACCAGCGTTTCTTGACGCACCAGGAATTGAAGGACCATGTCGGTACCCACCAGCCCTTCAGACCCCAGTGTCCCTTCACAGACTGTGAGAAGCTCTTCTCAAGCCTTCAGGGCCTCTATGACCACGAATGGAGACACTACATCCCAGCGCCTCAAAGAGAGGAGTTAGAATTGGGACCcagcagacagaaaaagcaaaacGCTGAAGCGCCGTGGAAGCAGAGAGTGAAGGTTGAGGAGTTATGGCTGCAGAATAAGAAGGGGCAGAGCGAGAGTCCCACCCCTGATCATGTTGAGGCCACTAATTTTGAGTGTCTCGAGGAAATTAaaactgaggaggaggattgtgaaataaatgttgcaAACAGTGGTGATGATCTGTCCAGATCAGATAATTATTCAGAGGACACTGTCAAATGTGAGCCCACAGATGACAGCAAACCCGACATCAATGGATATGAGGATGTGGCAACAAACGCATCCGATGGATCAATCTCCACTTCCCATACTGGTGCTGCTGGAAACACTCCAAGTAAGAAGTGTAGAAAAAGAACGCCAGTCGAGTGGGACCCTTTAAATGTCCGAGACCTTGAGGATTTGTCCACTTTGTCCGAGGGAGTCCAACAGAAACTGGGAGAGCCGCACATCACTGAGCACAAAACCTTCAAACCCGAAGATCCCGCCTACGCCACTTTTGTCAAAGCCCCCTTCATCCGGCCACCACCCTCCACGTACCTGGATGAATCCCTGCTCTCAATGCGCAAGAGGAGGTCCACTGATGAGGCTGCTGCGAGGAAAAACGTTTACTGGagcaataagaaaaagaaggagcCCGTCCCAGAGCAGGAGCAGCGGGTGGAAGACGTGGCCCCTGAGCAGAAGATCAGACATCGCTGCGACAAATGTCTGTCATCCTTCAGCAGCTTAGAAGAATTGCAGAAACACCAAGCCCTTAACACCTGCTCTGCACTCTTTGGCTTTGATTCAGATGATGAAA GTTAG
- the LOC130177199 gene encoding zinc finger protein 654-like isoform X1 — MADSESDLETDGLESALDTLCSSHCSNESSLKSKDYCSEFCELVEEYTGQWQVPLPQLKVLRTALCKFTEATAPFPDDCQHIHYVLSSLALSFFELMLFFSKEEFVEEPLKDIVDSFQDCHSRLLRHRNGYLQHVKQTIKAGGPWENPVLQGILKEAHLPPKEVEEYLSAELPVFLELRVRYLQACERMKEAMALAKGCLENREAGKHLYFHQAYLTCLYKASLHEHLHKEMAEIDGRDAVEIICNTESVEKDELLLSLCKAFLTQHLHNGDMYYIWDLVFIWSRLHLRAHPSRQGFLAECLQLASSATNVRAIFPFIKLVTTEVGSEGIQICVELCARAFQLCDMQADSVTRSLVCKTIAFLLPHDLEICRACALLVFCQERSLEAYRTVCLLYMHPDQEQHPHNSPVRTNVRFHILQMLKERLCFDPEFWNFLTLKTHCLELISDKVMKAAVLNEMKEEEKEYSEELLTNNCLNDSCTQGLNLCQCTEATFVNQDLPEQQIKDGEAGKCVSPSNNAPLKRRKWRRRLRRRKHSASDDEADPGDDPEIRYNLKSTSMGNKPVYSLRRNHTNLENSATAKLPLNRKREYLSRCVKSQILKRKGRKKRWLQGLPRPEQVQTVKEKKVKVKGKKRGRKPLFKFELSYPDNEIFLTQDESGFEQKTDTEDKEQDMPRLENELEQKSQHEENQIDQMNDLETEIGHTDLVCLSGLSEQTQLRSKLSEGSPSEPQAAVLAAEADPELDGPPLELLDCPIELLHSYSLNSKKPDGEKLQTQESSAPDELNGDEEQEPQPTVETEVSNTEVKAKRTWRDRVLRTQQYAHLTYHCNFCRKDYKGLNVMRHALSHLKSSKLRCILCEKRFKQLPFAKKHVLDHIDEMCKQKPPDKEPCTKDTPAANGIADNVEDQNEPQDENLTSISDEEIPGQKPGGKTRVSSLKREDRIIRNLRTLIKKTSVLHKKCKNPNANIFKQVDFKDEQVVIKDGLVIVKDPSVMEKEGDGEGKENPVGENGYGVDITYHLCPSESCDRVFLRISTTLTKHAIKCHINDEKVLEKTFIWAKHKCSLCLRQMQFLQQYKDHMKLHDTPLQHFCYHLECNQRFLTHQELKDHVGTHQPFRPQCPFTDCEKLFSSLQGLYDHEWRHYIPAPQREELELGPSRQKKQNAEAPWKQRVKVEELWLQNKKGQSESPTPDHVEATNFECLEEIKTEEEDCEINVANSGDDLSRSDNYSEDTVKCEPTDDSKPDINGYEDVATNASDGSISTSHTGAAGNTPSKKCRKRTPVEWDPLNVRDLEDLSTLSEGVQQKLGEPHITEHKTFKPEDPAYATFVKAPFIRPPPSTYLDESLLSMRKRRSTDEAAARKNVYWSNKKKKEPVPEQEQRVEDVAPEQKIRHRCDKCLSSFSSLEELQKHQALNTCSALFGFDSDDES, encoded by the exons ATGGCGGACAGCGAAAGTGATTTGGAAACAGACGGGCTTGAATCAGCCCTGGACACATTATGTAGTAGCCACTGCAGCAATGAATCGTCTCTGAAGAGCAAAGATTATTGCTCTGAGTTTTGTGAG CTGGTTGAGGAGTACACCGGGCAATGGCAAGTTCCTCTCCCCCAGCTGAAGGTGCTGCGGACAGCACTCTGCAAGTTCACCGAAGCCACTGCTCCCTTCCCTGATGACTGTCAGCACATCCACTATGTTCTCAGTAGTCTGGCCTT GAGCTTCTTTGAACTGATGCTGTTTTTCAGCAAAGAAGAATTTGTGGAAGAGCCTTTAAAAGACATCGTTGATTCCTTTCAG GATTGTCACTCTCGGCTCCTGCGGCACAGGAATGGCTACCTTCAGCATGTGAAGCAGACCATCAAAGCAGGAGGCCCATGGGAGAATCCAGTGCTGCAAGGAATCCTGAAGGAGGCACACTTGCCACCGAAAGAGG TTGAGGAGTACTTGAGCGCAGAGTTGCCGGTATTCTTGGAGCTGCGGGTTCGTTATCTGCAGGCCTGTGAACGAATGAAGGAGGCTATGGCCCTAGCCAAAGGCTGCCTGGAAAATCGTGAGGCCGGCAAACACCTGTACTTCCATCAGGCCTACCTTACGTGCCTCTACAAGGCCTCACTGCATGAACATCTTCACAAGGAG ATGGCAGAGATAGATGGTCGTGATGCAGTGGAGATAATCTGCAACACAGAGAGTGTTGAAAAAGATGAGCTCCTGTTGTCACTGTGTAAAGCTTTCCTTACCCAGCATCTACACAATGGAGACATGTATTACATTTG GGACCTGGTGTTCATCTGGAGTAGGTTGCATCTTAGGGCCCATCCCTCAAGACAAGGCTTCCTGGCTGAGTGCTTACAGCTGGCTTCCTCTGCTACCAATGTCAGAGCCATCTTTCCCTTCATCAAACTCGTCACCACAGAG GTGGGTAGTGAAGGAATCCAGATCTGTGTAGAGCTTTGTGCCAGGGCCTTTCAACTGTGTGACATGCAGGCTGACTCTGTAACCCGGTCATTGGTCTGCAAGACCATCGCCTTCCTGCTGCCTCATGACCTGGAGATCTGTCGAGCATGTGCCCTGCTGGTCTTCTGCCAGGAACGCAGCCTGGAGGCTTATCGAACCGTCTGCCTGCTGTACATGCATCCTGACCAGGAGCAGCATCCCCACAACAGCCCCGTCCGGACCAATGTTCGCTTCCATATTCTGCAG ATGCTGAAAGAGCGCCTGTGCTTTGATCCTGAGTTTTGGAACTTCCTGACCCTTAAGACCCATTGCTTGGAGTTGATAAGTGACAAGGTCATGAAGGCTGCTGTTCTAAATGagatgaaggaagaagaaaaggaataCAGTGAAGAGCTTTTAACAAATAATTGTTTAAATGACTCCTGCACTCAAGGTTTAAATTTATGCCAGTGCACTGAAGCTACATTTGTGAACCAAGACCTTCCAGAACAGCAGATTAAAGATGGAGAGGCAGGAAAGTGTGTTTCACCATCAAATAATGCTCCCttaaagaggaggaaatggaggagaAGGTTACGAAGGAGAAAACACTCTGCATCTGACGATGAGGCAGACCCTGGTGATGATCCAGAGATCAGATACAATCTCAAATCCACCTCTATGGGTAATAAGCCTGTGTATTCACTAAGACGCAATCACACTAACTTGGAAAATTCAGCTACTGCAAAGCTCCCACTAAACCGCAAGAGAGAGTACTTGTCTAGATGTGTGAAGAGCcaaattttgaaaagaaaaggacGGAAGAAAAGATGGTTGCAGGGTCTTCCAAGGCCGGAGCAGGTACAGACAGTTAAAGAGAAGAAGGTCAAAGTTAAAGGGAAAAAACGAGGAAGGAAgcctttatttaaatttgaactGTCTTACCCTGATAATGAAATATTCCTGACTCAGGACGAATCTGGTTTTGAGCAGAAAACTGATACAGAAGACAAAGAGCAGGATATGCCTCGTCTGGAGAATGAACTTGAACAGAAGAGTCAACATGAAGAGAATCAAATAGACCAGATGAATGACCTTGAGACAGAAATTGGACATACTGACTTGGTCTGCCTTAGTGGGCTCAGTGAACAAACTCAGCTTCGTTCCAAGCTTAGTGAAGGTTCTCCCAGTGAGCCTCAAGCTGCTGTTCTTGCTGCTGAAGCTGATCCTGAGCTTGATGGACCTCCATTGGAGTTACTGGATTGTCCAATAGAACTGTTGCACAGTTACTCACTTAATTCCAAAAAGCCTGATGGTGAGAAACTGCAAACTCAAGAATCCTCAGCACCAGATGAGCTTAATGGTGATGAAGAACAGGAGCCCCAGCCTACAGTGGAAACAGAAGTCTCAAATACTGAG GTGAAAGCCAAGAGAACATGGAGGGACAGAGTGCTCCGTACTCAACAGTATGCCCATTTGACGTACCACTGCAACTTCTGTCGCAAAGACTATAAAGGCTTGAATGTTATGAGGCACGCTCTCTCACACCTTAAGAGTAGCAAACTAAGATGTATACTCTGTGAAAAACGCTTTAAACAGCTTCCTTTTGCCAAAAAGCATGTTCTGGACCACATTGATGAAATGTGCAAGCAAAAACCTCCAGATAAGGAGCCATGCACCAAGGACACCCCAGCTGCTAATGGAATAGCAGATAATGTGGAAGATCAGAACGAGCCTCAGGATGAGAATCTTACTTCCATTTCTGATGAGGAAATTCCAGGACAGAAACCAGGAGGTAAAACTAGAGTTTCCAGCCTCAAGAGGGAAGATCGAATCATCAGAAACCTCCGCACCCTCATCAAAAAGACATCCGTGCTACACAAAAAGTGCAAGAACCctaatgcaaatatttttaagCAGGTAGATTTCAAGGATGAGCAGGTAGTCATTAAAGATGGCCTGGTGATTGTAAAAGATCCATCTGTgatggagaaggagggggaTGGAGAGGGGAAGGAGAACCCGGTAGGAGAAAATGGCTATGGTGTGGACATCACGTATCACTTGTGCCCTTCAGAGTCCTGTGATAGAGTATTCTTGAGGATCAGCACCACACTAACAAAGCATGCGATCAAATGCCATATTAATGATGAGAAAGTGCTGGAGAAGACTTTCATTTGGGCCAAGCACAAGTGTTCCCTCTGTCTCAG GCAGATGCAGTTCCTCCAGCAATATAAGGATCACATGAAGCTCCACGATACTCCTCTCCAGCACTTCTGCTACCATCTGGAGTGTAACCAGCGTTTCTTGACGCACCAGGAATTGAAGGACCATGTCGGTACCCACCAGCCCTTCAGACCCCAGTGTCCCTTCACAGACTGTGAGAAGCTCTTCTCAAGCCTTCAGGGCCTCTATGACCACGAATGGAGACACTACATCCCAGCGCCTCAAAGAGAGGAGTTAGAATTGGGACCcagcagacagaaaaagcaaaacGCTGAAGCGCCGTGGAAGCAGAGAGTGAAGGTTGAGGAGTTATGGCTGCAGAATAAGAAGGGGCAGAGCGAGAGTCCCACCCCTGATCATGTTGAGGCCACTAATTTTGAGTGTCTCGAGGAAATTAaaactgaggaggaggattgtgaaataaatgttgcaAACAGTGGTGATGATCTGTCCAGATCAGATAATTATTCAGAGGACACTGTCAAATGTGAGCCCACAGATGACAGCAAACCCGACATCAATGGATATGAGGATGTGGCAACAAACGCATCCGATGGATCAATCTCCACTTCCCATACTGGTGCTGCTGGAAACACTCCAAGTAAGAAGTGTAGAAAAAGAACGCCAGTCGAGTGGGACCCTTTAAATGTCCGAGACCTTGAGGATTTGTCCACTTTGTCCGAGGGAGTCCAACAGAAACTGGGAGAGCCGCACATCACTGAGCACAAAACCTTCAAACCCGAAGATCCCGCCTACGCCACTTTTGTCAAAGCCCCCTTCATCCGGCCACCACCCTCCACGTACCTGGATGAATCCCTGCTCTCAATGCGCAAGAGGAGGTCCACTGATGAGGCTGCTGCGAGGAAAAACGTTTACTGGagcaataagaaaaagaaggagcCCGTCCCAGAGCAGGAGCAGCGGGTGGAAGACGTGGCCCCTGAGCAGAAGATCAGACATCGCTGCGACAAATGTCTGTCATCCTTCAGCAGCTTAGAAGAATTGCAGAAACACCAAGCCCTTAACACCTGCTCTGCACTCTTTGGCTTTGATTCAGATGATGAAA GTTAG